Proteins encoded within one genomic window of Bradyrhizobium sp. CB1717:
- a CDS encoding ABC transporter ATP-binding protein has translation MPLLEAAGISKVFGKLTALDGAALTVGESEFHGLIGPNGSGKSTLMKCLAGALVPTRGKVTFINTDVTSFTPPERARAGMSLKFQITAVLPTLTLYDNILLALQARSSLLDLAFSRTRGRLHEEVMTLLLQFRLADRAFDAAATLSHGQQQWLEIAMALACRPRLLLLDEPTGGMSLEERRVTGELLQPVKPHCSIVIVEHDLDFIRDICDRLTVLDQGKVLASGTVAEIQANRSVQEIYLRRA, from the coding sequence ATGCCGCTCCTTGAAGCCGCCGGCATCTCCAAGGTCTTTGGCAAGCTCACCGCTCTGGACGGAGCGGCGCTCACCGTCGGCGAGAGTGAGTTTCATGGCCTCATCGGGCCGAACGGCTCGGGCAAGAGCACGCTGATGAAGTGTCTTGCAGGTGCGCTCGTGCCGACCCGAGGTAAGGTGACGTTCATCAACACTGACGTCACCTCGTTTACGCCGCCAGAGCGTGCGCGAGCCGGCATGAGCCTGAAATTCCAGATCACCGCCGTGCTACCGACCCTCACGCTTTACGACAACATTCTGCTCGCACTGCAGGCCCGGTCGTCACTGCTTGACCTGGCGTTCTCGCGCACTCGGGGACGACTGCACGAGGAGGTCATGACGCTGCTCCTCCAGTTCCGGCTCGCCGATCGCGCCTTTGATGCTGCGGCGACCCTATCTCACGGGCAGCAGCAATGGTTGGAGATCGCGATGGCGCTCGCATGCCGACCGCGTCTGCTGCTGTTGGACGAGCCCACCGGCGGCATGAGCCTGGAGGAGCGCCGCGTCACCGGCGAATTGCTGCAGCCGGTCAAACCGCATTGCTCGATCGTCATCGTGGAGCACGACCTGGATTTCATCCGCGACATCTGTGACCGCCTGACCGTGCTCGATCAGGGCAAGGTGCTGGCGTCAGGAACGGTTGCCGAGATCCAAGCCAACAGAAGCGTCCAGGAGATTTATTTGCGCCGTGCCTGA
- a CDS encoding branched-chain amino acid ABC transporter permease, translating into MASAFAGRKKVLPILELALLIAASIAPLVLRDYITVYATRVLILCLFALSFDLVWGYAGILSLGQSLFFGMAGYGVALLSRDFGVGSIFAVLPAGTLIGFVAALLLAGFLLLGRHPSSVVFVSLGTMTGAYAADRLARGSHYLGGQNGIPSIQPMTIGSHELSEGPGFYYLVLAILVLIYLLSRFLLRSQFGLALAGLRENEQRIAFFGYKVQHLKAIIFAISGAIAGTAGSLYAFHEGFVWTNMLGVVMSTQVVLYVLFGGSGTLIGAVIGTAIVEGLSFWLSDNYRDIWPIILGVLLLLVILFRPLGLISLVLGERERVGHFGPSLKEKRNAAP; encoded by the coding sequence ATGGCATCTGCCTTCGCAGGGCGAAAGAAGGTGCTTCCGATTCTCGAACTAGCGTTGCTGATTGCCGCTTCCATCGCACCTCTCGTCTTGCGGGATTACATCACTGTCTATGCGACACGAGTGCTCATTCTGTGCCTCTTCGCGTTATCGTTCGATCTGGTGTGGGGCTATGCGGGTATCTTGAGCTTGGGTCAGTCGCTGTTCTTCGGCATGGCCGGCTACGGTGTGGCGCTGCTTTCTCGCGATTTCGGGGTTGGATCGATCTTTGCCGTTCTTCCGGCCGGAACCCTGATAGGCTTTGTGGCCGCATTGTTGCTGGCGGGCTTCCTGCTGCTCGGCCGTCACCCCTCCAGTGTGGTCTTCGTTTCGCTTGGCACTATGACCGGAGCTTACGCAGCTGACCGCCTGGCGAGAGGTTCACATTATCTTGGCGGTCAGAACGGTATTCCGTCGATCCAACCGATGACAATCGGCTCGCACGAATTGAGCGAGGGCCCAGGTTTCTACTACCTGGTGCTCGCCATTCTAGTTTTAATCTACCTTCTGTCGCGCTTTCTGTTGCGATCCCAGTTCGGCCTCGCGCTGGCGGGATTGCGAGAGAACGAACAGCGGATCGCCTTCTTCGGGTACAAAGTGCAACATTTGAAGGCGATCATATTCGCAATCAGCGGCGCGATTGCAGGTACTGCCGGTAGCCTTTATGCGTTTCACGAGGGGTTCGTCTGGACGAACATGCTGGGCGTGGTCATGTCGACTCAGGTCGTGCTCTACGTCTTGTTCGGCGGCTCCGGGACATTGATCGGTGCGGTCATCGGCACGGCGATTGTCGAGGGACTCAGCTTCTGGCTGTCCGACAACTATCGCGATATTTGGCCGATCATTCTCGGCGTTCTGCTGTTGCTCGTCATTCTGTTCCGGCCCCTCGGCTTGATCAGCCTCGTGTTGGGCGAGCGGGAACGTGTAGGTCATTTCGGCCCGAGCCTCAAGGAGAAGCGCAATGCCGCTCCTTGA
- a CDS encoding substrate-binding protein, which translates to MINANRQLSRRRFLGNFAFASAAIAAGPGSWVIRPDWANAAEGPIRLGIATDLTGSLGFAGNTDANVARMLVKEINDSGGLLGRPIELLIEDTASDESVAVGNVRKLIQRDKVDLVIGGISSSMRNAIKDVIISRGKTLYIYPEGYEGKECTPSLFCTGPVPAQNCDQFIPWLIKNGGKRFALPGSNYVWPQTINAYARKVIQSSGGEVVFEEYYPLDQIDFSSTVNRIISNKVDVVFNAIVPPGVSPFFKQLYQAGFSKNGGRLGCVYYDENFLEMNQAHEIEGLASSLDYYKVLAAEDPVSARIQSAYDKQFPAKFRFSAGSAATGTYRGLKLWEAAVKEAGTIDRDAVAAALDHAKIAEGPGGPAEMAPGKRHCRMKMYIGVAKGGQYEIVARSAGLVDPKEC; encoded by the coding sequence ATGATCAACGCCAACCGTCAACTGAGCCGCCGCCGCTTTCTCGGCAATTTTGCCTTCGCTTCTGCGGCCATCGCCGCGGGCCCCGGGAGCTGGGTGATTCGCCCGGACTGGGCGAACGCTGCGGAAGGTCCGATTAGGCTCGGCATTGCGACCGATCTTACGGGGTCACTCGGCTTTGCCGGCAACACCGACGCCAATGTCGCTCGCATGCTGGTCAAGGAGATCAACGACTCCGGCGGCCTGTTGGGACGCCCGATCGAACTCCTGATTGAGGATACTGCCTCCGACGAATCCGTCGCCGTGGGAAATGTGCGCAAGCTGATTCAGCGAGACAAGGTCGACTTGGTGATCGGCGGTATCTCGAGTTCGATGCGCAATGCGATCAAGGACGTCATTATCTCTCGCGGCAAAACGCTCTATATCTATCCGGAAGGTTACGAAGGCAAAGAGTGCACGCCCTCTCTGTTCTGCACCGGGCCGGTACCGGCTCAAAATTGCGACCAGTTCATTCCCTGGTTGATCAAAAATGGTGGCAAACGCTTTGCCCTACCTGGCTCCAATTATGTTTGGCCGCAAACAATTAACGCCTATGCGCGCAAGGTGATCCAGAGCAGTGGTGGCGAAGTCGTCTTTGAAGAATACTACCCGCTCGATCAGATCGACTTTTCCTCTACGGTTAACCGCATCATATCCAACAAAGTAGACGTGGTTTTCAACGCCATTGTCCCGCCCGGCGTTAGCCCGTTTTTCAAACAGCTCTACCAAGCCGGATTCTCCAAAAACGGCGGGCGGCTGGGCTGCGTCTATTACGACGAAAACTTCCTGGAAATGAACCAGGCCCATGAGATTGAAGGGCTTGCGAGCAGCCTCGACTACTACAAGGTGCTCGCGGCGGAGGATCCAGTGAGCGCCAGGATTCAATCGGCTTACGACAAACAATTCCCTGCCAAGTTCCGGTTCTCGGCAGGCAGCGCCGCTACCGGCACCTATCGAGGACTGAAGCTGTGGGAAGCTGCAGTGAAGGAGGCCGGTACAATTGACCGCGACGCGGTAGCCGCCGCCCTCGACCACGCGAAAATTGCGGAAGGGCCGGGCGGGCCTGCCGAGATGGCGCCCGGCAAGCGGCACTGCAGGATGAAGATGTACATCGGAGTGGCGAAGGGCGGCCAGTACGAGATCGTCGCGCGCAGCGCCGGCCTGGTCGATCCGAAGGAGTGCTGA
- a CDS encoding branched-chain amino acid ABC transporter permease: protein MDTLLIAMFEILSFGAIVVLVVLGLGIIASMMGIFNFAQGEFVLLGAYVTYLVHSLGLPVPLGMLVAPVAVGALGFVLEKVVVRRFYAAPIVAMLGTYALGLIIREAVRGLTGGLYLSVPEPISGSIMIGGLHFAAWRSVIVIITLLVMAASHALLAHTSFGLRVRASLENPQLARASGISTGMIYSVTFAFGAALAGLAGALIVPVFSLFADLGIRFLIQSFVAVMVGGVGSFAGPVAGASVIGTFSAWLPWLMSPVIADVLVFVLAIIFIKFRPQGLISGRGVNR from the coding sequence ATGGATACGCTACTTATCGCCATGTTCGAAATCTTGAGCTTCGGCGCGATCGTTGTCCTGGTCGTGCTCGGCCTCGGAATCATTGCCAGCATGATGGGTATCTTCAACTTCGCCCAGGGCGAGTTCGTCCTGCTGGGCGCCTACGTCACTTATCTCGTGCACAGCCTCGGTTTGCCGGTCCCGCTCGGCATGCTTGTTGCGCCCGTCGCGGTCGGCGCGCTTGGTTTCGTGCTGGAAAAAGTCGTGGTGCGACGGTTCTACGCCGCTCCAATCGTCGCCATGCTTGGCACCTATGCGCTCGGGCTGATCATTCGTGAAGCCGTGCGCGGCCTGACCGGCGGACTCTATCTCTCCGTGCCGGAGCCAATCAGTGGCTCTATCATGATCGGTGGCCTGCATTTCGCCGCCTGGCGGAGCGTCATCGTCATAATCACTTTGCTGGTGATGGCCGCGAGCCATGCACTGCTTGCCCATACCTCGTTCGGCCTGCGAGTCCGCGCCTCGCTGGAGAACCCACAGCTAGCGCGTGCCTCGGGCATCTCCACGGGCATGATCTACAGCGTCACCTTTGCGTTTGGCGCGGCGCTCGCGGGCCTCGCCGGCGCGCTGATCGTGCCGGTCTTTTCGCTGTTCGCCGATCTCGGCATCCGATTTCTTATCCAGAGTTTTGTTGCCGTGATGGTCGGCGGCGTCGGGTCCTTCGCGGGCCCGGTCGCGGGCGCCAGCGTCATCGGCACGTTCAGTGCCTGGTTGCCTTGGCTGATGTCGCCGGTCATCGCCGACGTTCTGGTGTTCGTGCTCGCCATCATTTTCATCAAGTTCCGGCCGCAAGGCCTAATTTCGGGAAGAGGGGTCAACCGATGA